A stretch of Lathyrus oleraceus cultivar Zhongwan6 chromosome 6, CAAS_Psat_ZW6_1.0, whole genome shotgun sequence DNA encodes these proteins:
- the LOC127094000 gene encoding ATP-dependent Clp protease proteolytic subunit 3, chloroplastic-like, with translation MNQCMQDQYDAYLQLNYALKHIWVQVVIFFEPAKHFTKIDALASLTADDTLDTTNMLLRQRIVFLGSQADDVTADFVISQLLFLNADDPKKDIKLFINSPGGSVTAGMGIYDAMKLCNADGSTVALDFQHPWVHFSLLQEQNRRDIVCRILKL, from the coding sequence ATGAATCAGTGCATGCAGGATCAATATGATGCATACTTGCAATTGAACTATGCCTTAAAGCACATTTGGGTGCAAGTCGTGATTTTCTTTGAACCTGCAAAACACTTCACCAAAATAGATGCTCTCGCTAGTCTGACTGCTGACGACACTCTTGACACTACCAACATGCTTCTCCGTCAAAGAATTGTCTTTTTGGGTTCTCAGGCGGATGATGTGACTGCAGATTTTGTAATCAGTCAGCTTTTGTTTTTGAATGCTGATGACCCTAAGAAAGACATCAAGTTGTTTATAAATTCACCTGGTGGTTCTGTTACTGCTGGAATGGGAATTTATGATGCCATGAAGTTATGCAACGCAGACGGGTCAACAGTTGCTTTGGACTTCCAGCATCCATGGGTGCATTTCTCCTTGCTGCAGGAACAAAACAGAAGAGATATTGTATGCCGAATTCTAAAGTTATGA